The following proteins are co-located in the Apis mellifera strain DH4 linkage group LG11, Amel_HAv3.1, whole genome shotgun sequence genome:
- the LOC552752 gene encoding symplekin isoform X2, producing the protein MDPRIHRRSEPEKGPGDLIVEWLNEASLNPGEDIKVTNLCKVQEILINKEPQLLPLYLDEALQFSLDRYAEVRKTITGFIEEAGVKQPEVIPRVVQILLRLVSDESSAVAKRALRASGRILRAALKWISSATTVTAEMEVAWNQLSALKIQIINMIDSDNDGIRTQAVKFLEGVVLIQTYPDPDIPKKADDFSLEDIPLTLKIARRRKLEEEANDVMDLLIKFHGSPHVSSVNLMTCMGSLALIAKTRPQFMPGVIQALQRLQHDLPPTLSDSQVTSVQKQLKLTLLGLMKHPASIEFVSIIAKQLTQLGAKEQEILKAYPKPEDIRRMKKRQQEAAASSAAKRVKIETSLVSDESEIVPSLIPTSKLSELIELSESFIAERLSVEIATDLVMDSMAWVPDTMTAIFQREYQPTSTTDINIQRQTIAKLLATQIKQAKTKKKKDAKDEDAVMEDLVKNPTISVAEAKRERKREKDREKEKEARASLEAHEKSLAKTRTRLKALKLSEVTKPLSKEVKEKMLLMAVNRILLSEKTAVFGGVAAIRSKILTTLAATFNPYIKEAVLHYITDDMRNRLDLALGWLYEEYALLQGFQRRTTLCTKPQEAPHQAYNFLLCTLVSAIDLVQGKDRDTLLYRLYLEAPLITEDAVEALKMVSSDETRGLVPLQLLKEMVIRRPTKQLVFLNVLLCHTGHENNTIREAAIQLVCQLYSRPELSKLIEEYAVLYLGFLRLHIPPEIVFGQDRGRPQVESQWTESTTRACLGLYLALLSEHQDLIHELARVYTSMSADVKRIVLRLVEGPVRSLGMGSPQLLALVENCPKGAETLVTRIIHILTEKSAPSVELVSRVRELYQTRVSDVRFLIPVLNGLTKKEVIAALPKLIKLNPIVVKEVFNRLLGTHNNESGVPHTSPITPAELLIALHNIDPSKAELKTIIKATSLCFAEKQIYTQETVAVVMQHLMEMTPLPTLLMRTVIQSLALYPRLSGFVMNILQRLILKQVWKQPKVWEGFVKCCERTQPQSFAVILQLPPTQLAEALKMASNLRTPLLAHVEAFAENQKAHIPQSIMDVIQGKSPCDMHDEFDIAPPGDYPIEQKPDTIETDVSEPAPPGLD; encoded by the exons atgGATCCTCGAATACATAGAAGATCAGAACCAGAAAAAGGACCAGGCGATTTG ATAGTTGAATGGTTAAATGAAGCTTCTTTAAATCCAGGAGAAGatataaaagttacaaatttatgtaaagttcaagaaatcttaattaataaggAACCACAATTACTTCCATTATATTTGGATGAAGCATTACAGTTTTCTTTAGATAGATATGCAGAAGTTAGAAAAACAATTACAGGTTTTATAGAAGAAGCCgg agtaAAACAACCTGAAGTAATTCCACGTGTTGTTCAAATACTTTTAAGATTAGTTTCTGATGAATCATCAGCTGTTGCTAAAAGAGCTCTTAGAGCTAGTGGTAGAATATTAAGAGCTGCTTTAAAATGGATATCTAGTGCTACTACAGTTACAGCAGAAATGGAAGTAGCATGGAATCAACTTAGTGctcttaaaattcaaataataaatatgattgataGTGATAATGATGG tATCAGAACACAAGCTGTGAAATTTCTTGAAGGTGTTGTTTTAATACAAACATATCCTGATCCAGATATTCCTAAAAAAGctgatgatttttctttagaagatattccattaacattaaaaatagcaCGTAGAcgaaaattagaagaagaagctAATGATGTAatggatttattaataaaatttcatggaTCTCCACATGTTAGTAGTGTTAATTTGATGACATGCATGGGATCTTTAGCATTAATTGCTAAAACAAGACCTCAATTTATGCCAGGTGTAATACAAG cATTACAGAGATTACAACATGATTTACCACCTACATTGTCCGATTCTCAAGTAACTAGTGTACaaaagcaattaaaattaactctaTTAGGATTAATGAAACATCCAGCTAGCATAGAATTTGTATCTATAATAGCTAAACAATTAACACAATTAGGAGCAAAAGAACAAGAAATTCTAAAAGCTTATCCGAAACCAGAAGATATTCGGCGTATGAAGAAACGTCAACAA GAAGCAGCTGCATCTTCTGCAGCAAAACGtgtgaaaattgaaacttCTTTAGTATCAGATGAATCGGAAATTGTACCCAGTTTAATTCCTACTTCAAAATTATCAGAATTAATTGAACTTTCAGAAAGTTTTATTGCTGAAAGATTAAGCGTAGAAATTGCTACAGATTTAGTAATGGATAGTATG gcaTGGGTTCCAGACACAATGACAGctatttttcaaagagaatATCAACCTACTTCAACGaccgatataaatattcagcGGCAGACAATTGCTAAATTATTAGCGACGCAAATAAAGCAAgctaaaacgaagaaaaaaaaggatgctAAAGATGAAGATGCTGTGATGGAAGATTTAGTAAAAAATCCAACTATTAGCGTAGCAGAAGCTAAACGAGAACGAAAACGtgaaaaagatagagaaaaagagaaagaagcaaGGGCATCTCTAGAAGCGCATGAAAAATCATTGGCGAAAACAAGAACTCGTTTAAAAGCCTTAAAATTGTCTGAAGTTACAAAACCATTGTCaaaagaagtaaaagaaaaaatgttattgatGGCTGTGAATCGAATTTTACTTTCTGAGAAAACAGCTGTATTTGGTGGTGTGGCAGCCATAAG atcaaaaattttaactactCTAGCTGCAACATTTAATCCATACATTAAAGAGGcagtattacattatattactgATGATATGAGAAATCGTTTAGATTTAGCATTAGGTTGGTTATATGAAGAATATGCATTGCTTCAAGGTTTTCAAAGACGAACTACATTATGTACAAAACCTCAAGAAGCTCCACATCAGgcttataactttttattatgtacTTTAGTATCTGCAATAGATTTAGTTCAAGGCAAAGATCgtgatacattattatatag gctATACTTGGAAGCACCTTTAATTACCGAAGATGCTGTTGAAGCTTTAAAAATGGTATCTTCTGATGAAACAAGAGGATTGGTAccattgcaattattaaaagagatGGTTATTCGTAGACCAACAAAACAATTAGTTTttctaaatgtattattatgtcATACTGGTCACGAAAATAATACG ataagagAAGCTGCTATACAATTAGTTTGTCAACTGTATAGTCGTCCTGAATTAAGTAAACTCATAGAAGAGTACGCGGTTCTTTATTTAGGTTTCTTACGGCTTCATATACCTCCTGAAATTGTTTTTGGACAAGATAGAGGTAGGCCACAAGTAGAATCTCAATGGACTGAATCAACTACAAGAGCTTGTCTTGGATTATATCTTGCTCTGTTGAGTGAACATCAAGACTTAATTCATGa attggcAAGAGTTTATACATCAATGAGTGCAGATGTCAAACGTATTGTTCTTCGATTAGTAGAAGGACCTGTAAGATCTTTAGGAATGGGTAGTCCACAATTGTTGGCATTAGTTGAAAATTGTCCTAAAGGCGCTGAAACACTAGTTACaagaattattcatattcttacagaaaaat cTGCACCAAGCGTGGAATTAGTATCAAGGGTACGAGAACTCTATCAAACTAGAGTTTCAGACGTTCGATTCTTAATACCAGTCTTAAATggtttaacaaaaaaagaagtaatagCCGCTCTTCCAAAACTCATAAAGTTAAATCCTATTGTTGTTAaagaa gtatTCAATAGATTGTTAGGCACTCACAATAATGAAAGTGGTGTACCTCATACATCTCCTATTACACCTGCTGAATTATTAATAGCATTGCATAATATAGATCCAAGTAAAGcagaattaaaaacaattataaaag CTACGTCTTTATGTTTTGcggaaaaacaaatatatacgcAAGAAACTGTAGCTGTTGTAATGCAACATCTTATGGAGATGACACCGCTTCCAACATTACTCATGCGTACAGTGATACAAAGTTTAGCATTATATCCTAGATTAAGTGGATTTGTTATGAATATACTTCAGCGGTTAATTCTCAAGCAAGTTTGGAAACAGCCAAAAGTTTGGGAAGGTTTCGTAAAATGTTGTGAACGCACGCAGCCACAAAGTTTTGCAGTTATTTTACAGCTTCCTCCAACACAATTAGCCGAAGCGTTAAAAATGGCAAGCAATTTACGAACACCTTTACTAGCACATGTCGAAGCCTTTGCTGAAAATcag AAAGCGCACATTCCGCAATCAATAATGGATGTTATTCAGGGTAAATCACCTTGTGACATGCATGATGAATTTGATATT GCACCACCCGGTGATTATCCGATTGAACAAAAACCAGATACAATAGAAACTGATGTTTCAGAACCAGCTCCTCCTGGTTTAGATTAG
- the LOC552752 gene encoding symplekin isoform X1 produces the protein MDPRIHRRSEPEKGPGDLIVEWLNEASLNPGEDIKVTNLCKVQEILINKEPQLLPLYLDEALQFSLDRYAEVRKTITGFIEEAGVKQPEVIPRVVQILLRLVSDESSAVAKRALRASGRILRAALKWISSATTVTAEMEVAWNQLSALKIQIINMIDSDNDGIRTQAVKFLEGVVLIQTYPDPDIPKKADDFSLEDIPLTLKIARRRKLEEEANDVMDLLIKFHGSPHVSSVNLMTCMGSLALIAKTRPQFMPGVIQALQRLQHDLPPTLSDSQVTSVQKQLKLTLLGLMKHPASIEFVSIIAKQLTQLGAKEQEILKAYPKPEDIRRMKKRQQVKEAAASSAAKRVKIETSLVSDESEIVPSLIPTSKLSELIELSESFIAERLSVEIATDLVMDSMAWVPDTMTAIFQREYQPTSTTDINIQRQTIAKLLATQIKQAKTKKKKDAKDEDAVMEDLVKNPTISVAEAKRERKREKDREKEKEARASLEAHEKSLAKTRTRLKALKLSEVTKPLSKEVKEKMLLMAVNRILLSEKTAVFGGVAAIRSKILTTLAATFNPYIKEAVLHYITDDMRNRLDLALGWLYEEYALLQGFQRRTTLCTKPQEAPHQAYNFLLCTLVSAIDLVQGKDRDTLLYRLYLEAPLITEDAVEALKMVSSDETRGLVPLQLLKEMVIRRPTKQLVFLNVLLCHTGHENNTIREAAIQLVCQLYSRPELSKLIEEYAVLYLGFLRLHIPPEIVFGQDRGRPQVESQWTESTTRACLGLYLALLSEHQDLIHELARVYTSMSADVKRIVLRLVEGPVRSLGMGSPQLLALVENCPKGAETLVTRIIHILTEKSAPSVELVSRVRELYQTRVSDVRFLIPVLNGLTKKEVIAALPKLIKLNPIVVKEVFNRLLGTHNNESGVPHTSPITPAELLIALHNIDPSKAELKTIIKATSLCFAEKQIYTQETVAVVMQHLMEMTPLPTLLMRTVIQSLALYPRLSGFVMNILQRLILKQVWKQPKVWEGFVKCCERTQPQSFAVILQLPPTQLAEALKMASNLRTPLLAHVEAFAENQKAHIPQSIMDVIQGKSPCDMHDEFDIAPPGDYPIEQKPDTIETDVSEPAPPGLD, from the exons atgGATCCTCGAATACATAGAAGATCAGAACCAGAAAAAGGACCAGGCGATTTG ATAGTTGAATGGTTAAATGAAGCTTCTTTAAATCCAGGAGAAGatataaaagttacaaatttatgtaaagttcaagaaatcttaattaataaggAACCACAATTACTTCCATTATATTTGGATGAAGCATTACAGTTTTCTTTAGATAGATATGCAGAAGTTAGAAAAACAATTACAGGTTTTATAGAAGAAGCCgg agtaAAACAACCTGAAGTAATTCCACGTGTTGTTCAAATACTTTTAAGATTAGTTTCTGATGAATCATCAGCTGTTGCTAAAAGAGCTCTTAGAGCTAGTGGTAGAATATTAAGAGCTGCTTTAAAATGGATATCTAGTGCTACTACAGTTACAGCAGAAATGGAAGTAGCATGGAATCAACTTAGTGctcttaaaattcaaataataaatatgattgataGTGATAATGATGG tATCAGAACACAAGCTGTGAAATTTCTTGAAGGTGTTGTTTTAATACAAACATATCCTGATCCAGATATTCCTAAAAAAGctgatgatttttctttagaagatattccattaacattaaaaatagcaCGTAGAcgaaaattagaagaagaagctAATGATGTAatggatttattaataaaatttcatggaTCTCCACATGTTAGTAGTGTTAATTTGATGACATGCATGGGATCTTTAGCATTAATTGCTAAAACAAGACCTCAATTTATGCCAGGTGTAATACAAG cATTACAGAGATTACAACATGATTTACCACCTACATTGTCCGATTCTCAAGTAACTAGTGTACaaaagcaattaaaattaactctaTTAGGATTAATGAAACATCCAGCTAGCATAGAATTTGTATCTATAATAGCTAAACAATTAACACAATTAGGAGCAAAAGAACAAGAAATTCTAAAAGCTTATCCGAAACCAGAAGATATTCGGCGTATGAAGAAACGTCAACAAGTAAAa GAAGCAGCTGCATCTTCTGCAGCAAAACGtgtgaaaattgaaacttCTTTAGTATCAGATGAATCGGAAATTGTACCCAGTTTAATTCCTACTTCAAAATTATCAGAATTAATTGAACTTTCAGAAAGTTTTATTGCTGAAAGATTAAGCGTAGAAATTGCTACAGATTTAGTAATGGATAGTATG gcaTGGGTTCCAGACACAATGACAGctatttttcaaagagaatATCAACCTACTTCAACGaccgatataaatattcagcGGCAGACAATTGCTAAATTATTAGCGACGCAAATAAAGCAAgctaaaacgaagaaaaaaaaggatgctAAAGATGAAGATGCTGTGATGGAAGATTTAGTAAAAAATCCAACTATTAGCGTAGCAGAAGCTAAACGAGAACGAAAACGtgaaaaagatagagaaaaagagaaagaagcaaGGGCATCTCTAGAAGCGCATGAAAAATCATTGGCGAAAACAAGAACTCGTTTAAAAGCCTTAAAATTGTCTGAAGTTACAAAACCATTGTCaaaagaagtaaaagaaaaaatgttattgatGGCTGTGAATCGAATTTTACTTTCTGAGAAAACAGCTGTATTTGGTGGTGTGGCAGCCATAAG atcaaaaattttaactactCTAGCTGCAACATTTAATCCATACATTAAAGAGGcagtattacattatattactgATGATATGAGAAATCGTTTAGATTTAGCATTAGGTTGGTTATATGAAGAATATGCATTGCTTCAAGGTTTTCAAAGACGAACTACATTATGTACAAAACCTCAAGAAGCTCCACATCAGgcttataactttttattatgtacTTTAGTATCTGCAATAGATTTAGTTCAAGGCAAAGATCgtgatacattattatatag gctATACTTGGAAGCACCTTTAATTACCGAAGATGCTGTTGAAGCTTTAAAAATGGTATCTTCTGATGAAACAAGAGGATTGGTAccattgcaattattaaaagagatGGTTATTCGTAGACCAACAAAACAATTAGTTTttctaaatgtattattatgtcATACTGGTCACGAAAATAATACG ataagagAAGCTGCTATACAATTAGTTTGTCAACTGTATAGTCGTCCTGAATTAAGTAAACTCATAGAAGAGTACGCGGTTCTTTATTTAGGTTTCTTACGGCTTCATATACCTCCTGAAATTGTTTTTGGACAAGATAGAGGTAGGCCACAAGTAGAATCTCAATGGACTGAATCAACTACAAGAGCTTGTCTTGGATTATATCTTGCTCTGTTGAGTGAACATCAAGACTTAATTCATGa attggcAAGAGTTTATACATCAATGAGTGCAGATGTCAAACGTATTGTTCTTCGATTAGTAGAAGGACCTGTAAGATCTTTAGGAATGGGTAGTCCACAATTGTTGGCATTAGTTGAAAATTGTCCTAAAGGCGCTGAAACACTAGTTACaagaattattcatattcttacagaaaaat cTGCACCAAGCGTGGAATTAGTATCAAGGGTACGAGAACTCTATCAAACTAGAGTTTCAGACGTTCGATTCTTAATACCAGTCTTAAATggtttaacaaaaaaagaagtaatagCCGCTCTTCCAAAACTCATAAAGTTAAATCCTATTGTTGTTAaagaa gtatTCAATAGATTGTTAGGCACTCACAATAATGAAAGTGGTGTACCTCATACATCTCCTATTACACCTGCTGAATTATTAATAGCATTGCATAATATAGATCCAAGTAAAGcagaattaaaaacaattataaaag CTACGTCTTTATGTTTTGcggaaaaacaaatatatacgcAAGAAACTGTAGCTGTTGTAATGCAACATCTTATGGAGATGACACCGCTTCCAACATTACTCATGCGTACAGTGATACAAAGTTTAGCATTATATCCTAGATTAAGTGGATTTGTTATGAATATACTTCAGCGGTTAATTCTCAAGCAAGTTTGGAAACAGCCAAAAGTTTGGGAAGGTTTCGTAAAATGTTGTGAACGCACGCAGCCACAAAGTTTTGCAGTTATTTTACAGCTTCCTCCAACACAATTAGCCGAAGCGTTAAAAATGGCAAGCAATTTACGAACACCTTTACTAGCACATGTCGAAGCCTTTGCTGAAAATcag AAAGCGCACATTCCGCAATCAATAATGGATGTTATTCAGGGTAAATCACCTTGTGACATGCATGATGAATTTGATATT GCACCACCCGGTGATTATCCGATTGAACAAAAACCAGATACAATAGAAACTGATGTTTCAGAACCAGCTCCTCCTGGTTTAGATTAG